The Benincasa hispida cultivar B227 chromosome 11, ASM972705v1, whole genome shotgun sequence genome has a segment encoding these proteins:
- the LOC120090578 gene encoding uncharacterized protein LOC120090578, with translation MALTQECNTLINSKIPEKQRDPGSFTVPCSIEGIDVGYALCDLGANINLMPLSIFKKLGIGEVRLITVTLQLADRSITYLEENLEDVLVKVDKFIFPIDFIILDYETDKDVLIILGCLFLAIKKVLIDVHKGELMMRVDNQETKFNVLNTLKFPDDSKSCQLIDSIQLSEEED, from the coding sequence ATGGCATTAACACAGGAATGCAACACATTGATCAACAGTAAAATTCCTGAAAAACAAAGAGATCCAGGCAGTTTCACTGTCCCATGTTCAATAGAAGGAATAGATGTGGGGTATGCATTGTGTGATTTGGGAGCCAATATCAATCTcatgcccctttcaatttttaagaaacttgGGATTGGTGAAGTCAGGCTTATCACAGTAACACTTCAACTCGCTGACAGATCAATTACTTACCTAGAAGAAAACCTTGAAGATGTTCTAGTAAAAGTTGACAAATTTATATTCcctatagattttattattttggattatgAAACTGATAAGGATGTCCTAATCATTCTTGGATGCCTATTTTTAGCCATAAAAAAAGTGctaattgatgtgcacaagggggaaCTAATGATGCGTGTGGATAAccaagaaacaaaatttaatgtgTTAAACACATTGAAGTTCCCAGACGATTCAAAATCTTGTCAACTCATTGATTCAATTCAACTATCTGAGGAAGAAGACTAA
- the LOC120090579 gene encoding uncharacterized protein LOC120090579, whose amino-acid sequence MTNNNSSISLKSLGNCTYIPLIEALEQMSKYVKLMKDVLTKKRKVGELEVVVLTQECNALINNNISEKQKDPGSFNVPCSIRGMDVEYALCDLGARINLMPLSILKKLGIGEAQPTSVMLQLADRTITYPEGKIKDVLVKVDKFIFPTDFIILDYETDRDVSIILRRPFLATEKVLISVRKRELTMCVDNQEVKFNVLNALKFPNDEE is encoded by the coding sequence ATGACGAACAACAATTCAAGCATTTCTTTGAAATCCTTAGGCAATTGTACATACATTCCTCTTATAGAAGCCTTGGAACAAATGTCAAAGTATGTAAAACTCATGAAGGATGttttaacaaagaaaagaaaagtcgGTGAGTTAGAGGTAGTAGTGTTGACACAGGAATGCAATGCATTGATCAATAACAATATTTCTGAGAAGCAGAAGGATCCGGGTAGCTTTAATGTCCCTTGTTCAATTAGAGGGATGGACGTAGAGTATGCATTGTGTGATCTTGGAGCAAGAATTAACCTcatgcccctttcaattttaAAGAAACTAGGAATTGGTGAAGCTCAACCCACTTCGGTAATGCTTCAGCTCGCTGACAGGACGATCACGTATCCTGAAGGAAAGATTAAAGATGTTTTGGTGAAGGTTGACAAGTTTATATTCCCAACAGATTTCATTATCCTGGATTATGAAACTGATCGGGATGTTTCAATCATCCTTAGACGCCCATTCCTTGCCACTGAAAAGGTATTGATAAGCGTGCGTAAAAGGGAGCTTACTATGTGCGTGGATAATCAggaagttaaatttaatgtgttgaatgcattaAAGTTCCCAAATGATGAAGAATAA